The stretch of DNA CAGTGAGGAGGCCGCCAAGGTTCTCGCAGAGTACCTTGAGGAGTACGCCATCGAGCTCTCCAAGAAGGCTGCCGCTTTCGCCAGGCACGCCGGCAGGAAGACCGTCAAGGCCGAGGACATCAAGCTCGCCATCAAGAGCTGATGGCCTTTCTTTTCCTTCCTTAGCTTTTCTGGAGTTTCTAGATCCACTATGCACGTGAA from Thermococcus sp. MV5 encodes:
- the hpkA gene encoding archaeal histone HpkA; the encoded protein is SEEAAKVLAEYLEEYAIELSKKAAAFARHAGRKTVKAEDIKLAIKS